From Dromaius novaehollandiae isolate bDroNov1 chromosome 15, bDroNov1.hap1, whole genome shotgun sequence, a single genomic window includes:
- the GPX3 gene encoding glutathione peroxidase 3, translating into MGGWPHGAWVLPLVLAGLVQPGLSQEREKVKCYSSVQGTVYDYGALTIDGEEYVPFKKYAGKMVLFVNVATYUGLTLQYLELNALQNELGPYGLVVLGFPSNQFGKQEPGQNSEILPALKYVRPGGGFVPNFQLFQKGDVNGAKEQKVYTFLKNACPPVAEEFGNPKNLFWEPLRNHDIKWNFEKFLVGPDGVPVMRWYHRTNIAVVKNDIIDYMRQQQAQ; encoded by the exons ATGGGGGGCTGGCCCCACGGCGCCTGGGTTTTGCCCTTGGTCTTGGCTGGGCTCGTCCAGCCAGGTTTGAGCCAGGAGAGGGAGAAG GTGAAGTGCTACAGCTCAGTGCAGGGCACCGTCTATGACTATGGGGCCCTCACCATCGACGGCGAGGAGTACGTCCCCTTCAAGAAGTATGCGGGCAAGATGGTGCTCTTTGTCAACGTGGCCACGTACTGAGGGCTCACCCTGCAGTACCTCG AACTGAATGCACTACAAAATGAACTGGGGCCGTACGGGCTCGTTGTCCTGGGCTTCCCCTCCAACCAGTTCGGAAAGCAAGAACCTGGCCAGAACTCGGAGATCCTCCCCGCACTGAA ATACGTCCGGCCTGGGGGTGGCTTTGTCCCAAATTTCCAGCTCTTCCAGAAAGGGGACGTGAACGGTGCCAAGGAGCAGAAGGTCTACACGTTCCTCAAG AACGCCTGTCCACCAGTGGCGGAGGAGTTTGGGAACCCCAAGAACCTCTTCTGGGAGCCCCTGAGGAACCATGACATCAAGTGGAACTTTGAGAAGTTCCTGGTGGGCCCTGACGGGGTGCCCGTGATGCGCTGGTACCACCGGACCAACATTGCTGTCGTGAAGAATGACATCATTGACTACATgaggcagcagcaggcccagTAG